One segment of Clavelina lepadiformis chromosome 2, kaClaLepa1.1, whole genome shotgun sequence DNA contains the following:
- the LOC143446276 gene encoding ribosome production factor 2 homolog has product MEKEIVKAKSQRHKRVLKKREPKIHENDKRTLFIRGGNTSETVTTALKELYLLKKPNAILFRKRNVARPFEDYTTMEFLTKMNDASLFLFGSHSKKRPHNIVIGRTYDNQVLDMIELGIENYQSLRSVNGSKCSLGTKPCLIFSGSDFETDDELRRVKSVFTDFFRGPVVDNVRLSGLEHLIQFTAFEGKVFVRSYKVALKKSGSRTPRIELDEMGPNMDLLVRRTHLASDDLFKKACRKPKAAKPKKVKNVTTDVFGAKHGRVHMQKQELKNLQLRKVKALKRKLSTDDTKTKVLKK; this is encoded by the coding sequence ATGGAAAAGGAGATAGTCAAAGCCAAAAGCCAACGTCACAAACGAGTTCTGAAAAAACGCGAACCAAAAATACATGAGAATGATAAAAGAACATTATTTATTCGCGGCGGCAATACAAGCGAAACTGTTACAACGGCGTTAAAAGAATTGTATTTATTGAAGAAGCCGAATGCGATTCTTTTTAGAAAGCGTAATGTGGCTAGACCTTTCGAAGATTATACAACTATGGAGTTCCTGACGAAGATGAACGATGCGTCCTTGTTTCTGTTTGGATCTCATTCAAAGAAAAGACCTCATAATATCGTTATTGGTCGTACATACGACAATCAAGTTTTGGATATGATTGAACTTGGAATAGAAAATTATCAATCATTGCGGAGTGTTAATGGAAGTAAATGTTCACTTGGAACAAAACCATGTCTAATATTTAGTGGTTCGGACTTTGAAACTGATGATGAACTGAGAAGAGTAAAGTCAGTTTTCACTGACTTTTTTCGTGGGCCAGTAGTAGACAATGTGCGGCTTTCGGGTTTAGAACATCTAATTCAGTTTACAGCCTTTgaaggaaaagtttttgttcgAAGCTATAAAGTTGCCTTGAAAAAATCTGGCTCTCGAACCCCTCGTATCGAACTGGATGAAATGGGACCAAATATGGACTTGCTGGTTCGACGCACACATTTGGCATCTGACGATCTGTTCAAAAAGGCATGCAGAAAACCAAAGGCTGCCAAGCcaaagaaagtgaaaaatgttacTACGGATGTGTTTGGAGCTAAGCATGGCAGGGTTCACATGCAAAAGCAAGAATTGAAAAACTTACAGTTAAGAAAAGTCAAGGCactgaaaagaaaattgaGTACTGATGACACGAAaactaaagttttaaaaaaataa